A window from Salvia miltiorrhiza cultivar Shanhuang (shh) chromosome 2, IMPLAD_Smil_shh, whole genome shotgun sequence encodes these proteins:
- the LOC131013569 gene encoding LOW QUALITY PROTEIN: phytochrome E-like (The sequence of the model RefSeq protein was modified relative to this genomic sequence to represent the inferred CDS: deleted 1 base in 1 codon), with product MELHTVKQRDTSSSAASNLKTDEKTIALYNADARLMAEFEQSGMSGNFFNYCKSVPFAPTTISSEDEMTAYLTKIQRGGFVQSFGCMIAVEEPNFSVIGYSENCFDMLGVTGVVVGGKLSLIGVDATTFFTTSSTDSLAKAVASREISFLNPVLVHSRSNHRPFYAILHRIDVGIVMDLEPGHGGDPTAVHAGAVQSQRLAVRAITRLQSLPEGDVGALCDAVVEDIQRLTGYDRVMAYKFHEDNHGEVVAEIRRSDLDPFLGLHYPATDIPQAVRFLFQQNRVRMIHNCKDKPVRIIQNEKVKQPICLVNSTLRAPYGCHTQYMENMGSIASLVMAVIIKNDDSKKLWGLVVCHHTSPRYVSFPLRYACEFLMQAFSLQLYMELQVASQMAEKKMIHMQTLLSDMLLRDAPICIVTQSPNIMDLVKCDGAALYYGGKCWLLGVTPVEAQLNDIVEWLLSTLGDNMGLSTDSLANAGYPGAASLGDAICGMAAARIFTRDFVFWFRSHTAKELKWGGAKHHPEDKDDSEKMNPRSSFNAFLEIAKSKSIPWETVEINAIHSLQIIMRDAFQDIEDNVPKSGLNSNSDGAHLVEIAVVATEMARLIETSTVPIFGVDSFGLINGWNAKMCELTGLELLEAIGKSLVPDIVHDDSCEVAENLLAGALKGKEDKNVEVKLRKFGEHVANSVVYLVVNTCISRDYKNNIVGVCFVSQDVTIEKTAIANFIRMQGDYQAIIQSVNNVIPPIFASDENACCSEWNAVMEKLTGWMRHEIIGKTLPGEIFGSFCRLKDQDVLTKFMILLYRAISGHDAEKLAFGFFNREGKFVEVYLTAYKRVNESGKIFGCLFLLQIMAISQKESTILKQDECEELLISKKLAYIMQEVKNPLNGISFTHKLLESSTISDDQKKFLETSNACERQILSIIDDTDIGSFEEGMIDLKVKELILGDVVDAIVSQAMILLREKDLHLIHDIPEEIKSLCVCGDQMKLQLILSDFLLCIVEYAPSPDGWVEIEVSPVLKLIQDGNEFVHLKFRMAHPGQGLPHPLIEEMFGAKNQCMTQEGITLNISRKLLGMMNGNVRYFREQNKNYLEIELELPLRDPKLHGFS from the exons AGAAGACTATTGCTCTGTACAATGCCGATGCGAGATTGATGGCGGAGTTTGAGCAATCTGGTATGTCTGGTAACTTCTTCAACTATTGTAAATCAGTGCCTTTTGCTCCGACTACTATAAGTAGTGAGGATGAGATGACTGCTTATCTAACTAAGATTCAGAGGGGTGGTTTTGTTCAGTCTTTCGGTTGTATGATTGCTGTTGAGGAACCTAATTTTAGCGTGATTGGTTATAGTGAGAATTGTTTCGATATGTTAGGGGTGACTGGTGTTGTTGTTGGGGGGAAACTAAGTTTGATTGGGGTTGATGCCACAACCTTTTTCACTACTTCGTCCACGGACTCATTGGCTAAGGCCGTTGCTTCGAGAGAGATATCATTCTTGAATCCTGTTTTGGTGCATTCTAGGAGCAATCACAGACCATTTTATGCTATATTGCATAGGATTGACGTGGGCATTGTGATGGATTTGGAGCCTGGTCATGGTGGTGATCCTACTGCTGTGCATGCCGGGGCTGTGCAATCGCAGAGG TTGGCCGTGAGGGCGATTACCAGGCTACAGTCACTGCCCGAGGGTGATGTGGGAGCTCTGTGTGATGCTGTGGTAGAGGATATTCAGAGGCTTACAGGGTATGACAGGGTTATGGCGTATAAGTTCCATGAGGATAATCATGGTGAGGTTGTGGCTGAGATTAGGCGGTCGGACTTGGATCCATTTCTAGGGTTGCATTATCCTGCCACGGATATCCCACAAGCAGTGCGGTTCTTGTTCCAGCAGAACCGTGTTAGAATGATCCACAATTGCAAGGATAAGCCGGTTAGGATAATCCAGAATGAGAAGGTGAAACAACCTATTTGTTTGGTGAATTCCACCCTTCGTGCGCCTTATGGTTGTCATACTCAGTATATGGAGAACATGGGGTCTATTGCCTCATTGGTGATGGCAGTTATTATAAAGAATGACGACTCGAAGAAGCTGTGGGGATTAGTAGTGTGCCACCACACGTCTCCACGCTATGTCTCTTTTCCTCTCCGGTATGCTTGTGAGTTCTTGATGCAGGCGTTTAGTTTGCAACTTTACATGGAGCTTCAGGTGGCATCACAAATGGCCGAGAAGAAGATGATCCATATGCAAACATTGTTGAGCGACATGCTTCTTCGAGATGCTCCAATTTGCATTGTGACTCAGTCCCCTAACATCATGGATCTTGTGAAATGTGATGGGGCTGCACTTTATTATGGTGGGAAATGTTGGTTGCTTGGTGTCACTCCAGTAGAGGCACAATTAAACGATATTGTCGAATGGCTGTTGAGTACTCTTGGAGACAACATGGGATTAAGTACAGATAGTCTTGCTAATGCTGGCTATCCAGGAGCAGCTTCTCTAGGTGATGCTATTTGTGGCATGGCTGCAGCGAGAATTTTCACTCGAGACTTTGTCTTCTGGTTTAGGTCCCACACTGCAAAAGAACTCAAGTGGGGAGGGGCTAAACATCACCCAGAAGACAAAGATGATAGTGAAAAGATGAATCCCAGATCTTCGTTTAACGCATTTCTTGAAATAGCTAAAAGCAAAAGTATACCATGGGAGACAGTTGAGATTAATGCAATTCATTCTTTACAGATTATAATGAGAGATGCTTTTCAAGATATTGAAGACAATGTTCCTAAATCTGGCTTGAATTCCAATTCTGATGGTGCACACTTGGTTGAAATTGCTGTAGTGGCGACTGAAATGGCCCGATTAATAGAAACATCCACTGTTCCAATTTTTGGAGTAGACTCATTCGGTTTGATAAATGGATGGAATGCCAAAATGTGTGAGTTAACAGGATTAGAGTTGCTTGAAGCTATCGGGAAGTCACTAGTTCCCGATATTGTCCATGATGATTCATGTGAAGTTGCCGAGAACCTTTTGGCTGGAGCTCTTAAAG GTAAAGAGGACAAAAATGTGGAAGTAAAGTTGAGGAAGTTCGGAGAGCATGTCGCAAACTCAGTTGTATACCTTGTGGTTAATACATGCATTAGTAGGGactacaaaaataatattgtgGGTGTATGTTTTGTGAGTCAAGATGTCACTATTGAGAAAACCGCGATAGCTAACTTCATCCGTATGCAAGGGGACTACCAAGCTATAATACAAAGTGTAAATAATGTGATTCCACCCATATTTGCTTCTGATGAGAATGCATGTTGTTCTGAATGGAATGCGGTAATGGAGAAATTGACTGGTTGGATGAGGCACGAGATAATTGGGAAAACGCTGCCTGGTGAGATTTTTGGAAGTTTTTGTCGACTGAAAGATCAAGATGTGCTGACAAAGTTTATGATTCTTCTTTATCGTGCTATCAGTGGCCATGATGCTGAAAAGCTTGCTTTTGGTTTTTTCAATCGGGAAGGAAAGTTTGTCGAGGTATATTTGACAGCATACAAGAGAGTAAATGAGAGTGGAAAGATATTTGGGTGTTTGTTCTTATTGCAGATAATGGCGATAAGTCAAAAAGAGTCCACAATTCTTAAACAAGACGAATGTGAAGAGCTTTTGATAAGTAAAAAATTGGCTTACATTATGCAAGAGGTGAAAAATCCTCTTAACGGCATTAGTTTTACCCATAAACTTCTGGAAAGCTCAACCATTTCAGATGATCAAAAGAAATTTCTTGAGACTAGCAATGCTTGTGAAAGACAGATATTATCCATTATCGACGATACTGATATTGGAAGTTTTGAAGAAGG CATGATTGACCTAAAAGTCAAAGAGTTGATTTTGGGTGATGTTGTCGATGCTATTGTTAGTCAAGCTATGATTTTGCTTAGAGAAAAAGATTTGCATCTTATCCATGACATTCCCGAGGAAATAAAAAGTCTCTGCGTATGTGGCGATCAGATGAAACTTCAGTTGATCTTGTCTGATTTCTTGCTTTGTATTGTGGAGTATGCGCCTTCTCCAGATGGTTGGGTGGAAATAGAGGTATCACCTGTATTGAAGTTGATACAGGATGGGAATGAGTTTGTTCATCTGAAATTCAG AATGGCTCACCCTGGGCAAGGTCTGCCTCACCCTCTTATTGAAGAAATGTTTGGTGCGAAAAACCAGTGTATGACACAAGAAGGAATCACGTTGAACATTTCCCGAAAGCTTCTCGGCATGATGAACGGTAATGTCCGTTACTTTAGAGAGCAAAACAAGAATTACTTAGAAATTGAGCTTGAGCTCCCATTGAGAGATCCAAAATTACATGGCTTCAGCTGA